The following are encoded together in the Astyanax mexicanus isolate ESR-SI-001 chromosome 8, AstMex3_surface, whole genome shotgun sequence genome:
- the LOC103025969 gene encoding serine-rich adhesin for platelets-like isoform X48, whose protein sequence is MITTKSETSKETTADSGTSSETSTETGTSKERTTTHSETSKGQTTADSGTSNVITTESGTSKETTADSGTSNIITTRSETSKETTADSGTSSETSTETVTSKERTTTHSETSKGQTTADSGTSSETSTETVTSKERTTTHSETSKGQTTADSGTSSETSTESGTSKERTTTHSETSKGQTTADSGTSSETSTETGTSKERTTTHSETSKGQTTADSEASSETSNETVTSKGKTTLIPRTSNERTTDFATSKGRTTANSPTSKGRTTVDSGASSETTTKPLTTKERTTKESKTSKGNTADSGTASETTTKPLTTKERTTKESETSKGRATADSQTTADSGASSGTTKKTVTSKERTTTDCETSKGQTTADSRTSKGRTSAKSWSSNESPTAESNESVTTKETTSTLRTSKGKTTTISVTSKGRTTTDYRPSKGRTSAKSWSSNESPTAESGSSKETSFESETSSETSNESVTTKERTTSKSRTSKGKTTAVSVTSKGRTTADSRPSKGRTSAESWSSNESPSIESGSSEETSVESETSAETSNESVTPNVRTTSKGKTTEAKTSKGRTEAVTSKGRTEAVTSQGKTTEAKTSKGRTEAVTSQVKTEAVTSKGRTEAVTSQGKTTEAKTSKGKTTAVSVTSKGRTSKSGSSAESTTAESGISKDTTSLESEASSETSNETVTSKGKTTLIPRTSNERTTDFATSKGRTTANSPTSKGRTTVDSGASSETTTKPLTTKERTTKESKTSKGNTADSGTASETTTKPLTTKERTTKESETSKGRATADSQTTADSGASSGTTKKTVTSKERTTTDCETSKGQTTADSRTSKGRTSAKSWSSNESPTAESNESVTTKETTSTLRTSKGKTTTISVTSKGRTTTDYRPSKGRTSAKSWSSNESPTAESGSSKETSFESETSSETSNESVTTKERTTSKSRTSKGKTTAVSVTSKGRTTADSRPSKGRTSAESWSSNESPSIESGSSEETSVESETSAETSNESVTPNVRTTSKGKTTEAKTSKGRTEAVTSKGRTEAVTSQGKTTEAKTSKGRTEAVTSQVKTEAVTSKGRTEAVTSQGKTTEAKTSKGKTTAVSVTSKGRTSKSGSSAESTTAESGISKDTTSLESEASSETSNETVTSKGKTTLIPRTSNERTTDFSTSKGRTTANSPTSKGRTTVDSGASSETTTKPLTTKERTTKESKTSKGNTADSGTASETTTKPLTTKERTTKESETSKGRATADSQTTADSGASSGTTKKTVTSKERTTTDCETSKGQTTADSRTSKGRTSAKSWSSNESPTAESNESVTTKETTSTLRTSKGKTTTVSVTSKGRTTTDSRPSKGRTSAKSWSSNESPTAESGSSKETSFESETSSETSNESVTTKERTTSKSRTSKGKTTAVSVTSKGRTTADSRPSKGRTSAESWSSNESPSIESGSSEETSVESETSAETSNESVTPNVRTTSKGKTTEAKTSKGRTEAVTSKGRTEAVTSQGKTTEAKTSKGRTEAVTSQVKTEAVTSQGRTEAVTSQGKTTEAKTSKGRTEAVTSQGKTTEAKTSNGRTEAVTSQVKTEAVTSQGRTEAVTSQGRTEAVTSQGKTEAVTSKGRTEAVTSQGRTEAVTSKGRTEAVTSQGRTEAVTSKGRTEAVTSQGKTTEAKTSKGRTEAVTSQVKTEAVTSKGRTEAVTSQVKTEAVTSQGRTEAVTSHGRTEAVTSHGRTEAVTSQGKTEAVTSQGRTEAVTSKGRTEAVTSQGKTTEAKTSKGRTEAVTSQVKTEAVTSQGRTTEAVTQQTLTISKCNMLISTMDKSAANRSSSEGFLNISQVADLALGSAGGHNTEIIKQIFYCLKEENTLQEFLETLCNKSKTIEPAVRDFMMNQTFGIISAQFSQFSRADWNDWFCIRLVPLLPSLTAEMLKTIVAKVDCGVYQIIVQGLNMAFENMPLSSQKDITLVLVNYLKQSQKLNGSGTPCKSDTNNSNAWLLINFGKFYIHANLVDLQLLNPDLIKNTTQVSYLNISSEALQNADMMKVVFDRLKEGNALKNVQEFLMVLSNVSKTIQINPVVRDFMMNQTFGIISAQFSQFSRADWNDWFCIRLVPLLPSLTAEMLKTIVAKVDCGVYQIIVQGLNMAFENMPLSSQKDITLVLVNYLKQSQKLNGSGTPCKSDTNNSNAWLLINFGKFYIHVNLDDLQLLNPDLIKNTTQVSYLNISSEALQNADMMKVVFDRLKEGNALKNVQEFLTALSNVSKTIQINPVVRDFMMNQTFGIISAQFSQFSRADWNDWFCIRLVPLLPSLTADMLKTIVAKVDCGVYQIIVQGLNMAFENMPLSSQKDITLVLVNYLKQSQKLNGSGTPCKSDTNNSNAWLLINFGKFYIHVNLVDLQLLNPDLIKNTTQVSYLNISSEALQNADMMKVVFHRLKEGNALKNVQDFLTALSNVSKTIQINPAVRDFMMNQTFGIISAQFSQFSRADWNDWFCIRLVPLLPSLTAEMLKTIVAKVDCGVYQIIVQGLNMAFENMPLSSQKDITLVLVNYLKQSQKLNGSGTPCKSDTNNSNAWLLINFGKFYIHANLVDLQLLNPDLIKNTTQVSYLNISSEALQNADMMKVVFDRLKEGNALKNVQDFLSALSDVSKTIQINPVVRDFMMNQTFGIISAQFSQFSRADWNDWFCIRLVPLLPSLTGEMLKTIVAKVDCGVYQIIVKGLNMAFENMPLSSQKNITLVLLNYLKNSWKLSGSDSRCGSDTITSTDWLLANFGKYCVHVSLEDLQSINPEFSKLPSLGLFKESQVYYLNISGSGSSQNTDMIKAVFDQIKEGNALTNLQQFLGAFANSSKTVQLQPALTDLMMNQTFGIISSYFSSFSRAEWDDWFCVKLVPLFPSLTSEMLKTILAKVDCSTYQIIVKGLDMAFDKMSLSKQKDITLVLMNYMKQSQKVSGSGLPCRSDTNTSTAWLLVNFGKFSIHASSDDLQSLSPDFSKVPSLGLYNVSQVYYLNMSSEALQNTDAIKVVFDRLKEGDALKNLQAFLAALANSSKTLQSQPLARDFIMNQTFGIISSRFSNFSRADWNDWFCSKLVPLLPSLTGNMLKSTLTKVDCGVYQIIVKGLNMTYENMSGSKQKEITLALVNYLKDMQKINSSGIPCSSTTNTYTDWVLANFGKYSTSVSQEDLQLLNKGFFKMT, encoded by the exons atgatcacaacaaaatctgagacttcaaaagaaaccacagctgattctggaacttcatctgaaacctcaacagaaactggaacttcaaaagaaagaacaacaacacattctgaaacttcaaagggacaaacaacagctgattctggaacttctaACGTAATCACaacagaatctggaacttcaaaagaaacAACAGCAGATTCTGGAACTTCAAACATAATCACAACAAGATCTGAGACTTCAAAAGAaaccacagctgattctggaacttcatctgaaacatcaacagaaactgtaacttcaaaagaaagaacaacaacacattctgaaacttcaaagggacagacaacagctgattctggaacttcatctgaaacatcaacagaaactgtaacttcaaaagaaagaacaacaacacattctgaaacttcaaagggacagacaacagctgattctggaacttcatctgaaacatcaacagaatctggaacttcaaaagaaagaacaacaacacattctgaaacttcaaagggacaaacaacagctgattctggaacttcatctgaaacatcaacagaaactggaacttcaaaagaaagaacaacaacacattctgaaacttcaaagggacaaacaacagcaGATTCTGAAgcttcatctgaaacatcaaacGAAACGGTAACTTCAAAAGGTAAAACAACATTAATACCTAGGACATCAAATGAAAGAACAACAGATTTCGCAACTTCAAAGGGCAGAACAACAGCGAATTCTCCAACTTCAAAGGGCCGAACAACAGTTGATTCTGGagcttcatctgaaacaacaacaaaaccttTAActacaaaagaaagaacaacaaaagAATCTAAAACTTCAAAAGGAaacacagctgattctggaactgcatctgaaacaacaacaaaaccttTAActacaaaagaaagaacaacaaaagaatctgaaacttcaaagggaaGAGCAACAGCAGATTCtcaaacaacagctgattctggagcTTCATctggaacaacaaaaaaaactgttacttcaaaagaaagaacaacaacagattgtgaaacttcaaagggacaaacaacagcaGATTCTAGAACATCAAAGGGAAGAACATCAGCAAAGTCTTGGTCATCAAATGAAAGCCCAACAGCAGAATCAAATGAATCTGTAACTACAAAAGAAACAACGTCAACATTGAGAACTTCAaaaggaaaaacaacaacaatttctGTAACTTCAAAGGGAAGAACAACCACAGATTATAGACCATCAAAGGGAAGAACATCAGCAAAGTCTTGGTCATCAAATGAAAGCCCAACAGCAGAATCTGGAAGTTCAAAAGAAACATCATTTGAATCTGAAACTTCCTCTGAGACATCAAATGAATCTGTAActacaaaagaaagaacaacatcaAAATCGAGAACTTCAAAAGGAAAAACAACAGCAGTTTCTGTAACTTCAAAGGGAAGGACAACCGCAGATTCTAGACCATCAAAGGGAAGAACATCAGCAGAATCTTGGTCATCAAATGAAAGCCCATCAATAGAATCTGGAAGTTCAGAAGAAACGTCAGTTGAATCTGAAACGTCAGCTGAAACATCAAATGAATCTGTAACTCCAAATGTAAGAACAACATCAAAAGGAAAAACAACAGAAGCTAAAACTTCAAAAGGAAGAACAGAAGCTGTAACTTCAAAAGGAAGAACAGAAGCTGTAACTTCACAAGGAAAAACAACAGAAGCTAAAACTTCAAAAGGAAGAACAGAAGCTGTAACTTCACAAGTTAAAACAGAAGCTGTAACTTCAAAAGGAAGAACAGAAGCTGTAACTTCACAAGGAAAAACAACAGAAGCTAAAACTTCAAAAGGAAAAACAACAGCAGTTTCTGTAACTTCAAAGGGAAGAACATCAAAATCTGGGTCATCAGCTGAAAGCACAACAGCAGAATCTGGAATTTCAAAAGATACAACGTCACTTGAATCTGAAgcttcatctgaaacatcaaacGAAACGGTAACTTCAAAAGGTAAAACAACATTAATACCTAGGACATCAAATGAAAGAACAACAGATTTCGCAACTTCAAAGGGCAGAACAACAGCGAATTCTCCAACTTCAAAGGGCCGAACAACAGTTGATTCTGGagcttcatctgaaacaacaacaaaaccttTAActacaaaagaaagaacaacaaaagAATCTAAAACTTCAAAAGGAaacacagctgattctggaactgcatctgaaacaacaacaaaaccttTAActacaaaagaaagaacaacaaaagaatctgaaacttcaaagggaaGAGCAACAGCAGATTCtcaaacaacagctgattctggagcTTCATctggaacaacaaaaaaaactgttacttcaaaagaaagaacaacaacagattgtgaaacttcaaagggacaaacaacagcaGATTCTAGAACATCAAAGGGAAGAACATCAGCAAAGTCTTGGTCATCAAATGAAAGCCCAACAGCAGAATCAAATGAATCTGTAACTACAAAAGAAACAACGTCAACATTGAGAACTTCAaaaggaaaaacaacaacaatttctGTAACTTCAAAGGGAAGAACAACCACAGATTATAGACCATCAAAGGGAAGAACATCAGCAAAGTCTTGGTCATCAAATGAAAGCCCAACAGCAGAATCTGGAAGTTCAAAAGAAACATCATTTGAATCTGAAACTTCCTCTGAGACATCAAATGAATCTGTAActacaaaagaaagaacaacatcaAAATCGAGAACTTCAAAAGGAAAAACAACAGCAGTTTCTGTAACTTCAAAGGGAAGGACAACCGCAGATTCTAGACCATCAAAGGGAAGAACATCAGCAGAATCTTGGTCATCAAATGAAAGCCCATCAATAGAATCTGGAAGTTCAGAAGAAACGTCAGTTGAATCTGAAACGTCAGCTGAAACATCAAATGAATCTGTAACTCCAAATGTAAGAACAACATCAAAAGGAAAAACAACAGAAGCTAAAACTTCAAAAGGAAGAACAGAAGCTGTAACTTCAAAAGGAAGAACAGAAGCTGTAACTTCACAAGGAAAAACAACAGAAGCTAAAACTTCAAAAGGAAGAACAGAAGCTGTAACTTCACAAGTTAAAACAGAAGCTGTAACTTCAAAAGGAAGAACAGAAGCTGTAACTTCACAAGGAAAAACAACAGAAGCTAAAACTTCAAAAGGAAAAACAACAGCAGTTTCTGTAACTTCAAAGGGAAGAACATCAAAATCTGGGTCATCAGCTGAAAGCACAACAGCAGAATCTGGAATTTCAAAAGATACAACGTCACTTGAATCTGAAgcttcatctgaaacatcaaacGAAACGGTAACTTCAAAAGGTAAAACAACATTAATACCTAGGACATCAAATGAAAGAACAACAGATTTCTCAACTTCAAAGGGCAGAACAACAGCGAATTCTCCAACTTCAAAGGGCCGAACAACAGTTGATTCTGGagcttcatctgaaacaacaacaaaaccttTAActacaaaagaaagaacaacaaaagAATCTAAAACTTCAAAAGGAaacacagctgattctggaactgcatctgaaacaacaacaaaaccttTAActacaaaagaaagaacaacaaaagaatctgaaacttcaaagggaaGAGCAACAGCAGATTCtcaaacaacagctgattctggagcTTCATctggaacaacaaaaaaaactgttacttcaaaagaaagaacaacaacagattgtgaaacttcaaagggacaaacaacagcaGATTCTAGAACATCAAAGGGAAGAACATCAGCAAAGTCTTGGTCATCAAATGAAAGCCCAACAGCAGAATCAAATGAATCTGTAACTACAAAAGAAACAACGTCAACATTGAGAACTTCAAAAGGAAAAACAACAACAGTTTCTGTAACTTCAAAGGGAAGAACAACCACAGATTCTAGACCATCAAAGGGAAGAACATCAGCAAAGTCTTGGTCATCAAATGAAAGCCCAACAGCAGAATCTGGAAGTTCAAAAGAAACATCATTTGAATCTGAAACTTCCTCTGAGACATCAAATGAATCTGTAActacaaaagaaagaacaacatcaAAATCGAGAACTTCAAAAGGAAAAACAACAGCAGTTTCTGTAACTTCAAAGGGAAGGACAACCGCAGATTCTAGACCATCAAAGGGAAGAACATCAGCAGAATCTTGGTCATCAAATGAAAGCCCATCAATAGAATCTGGAAGTTCAGAAGAAACGTCAGTTGAATCTGAAACGTCAGCTGAAACATCAAATGAATCTGTAACTCCAAATGTAAGAACAACATCAAAAGGAAAAACAACAGAAGCTAAAACTTCAAAAGGAAGAACAGAAGCTGTAACTTCAAAAGGAAGAACAGAAGCTGTAACTTCACAAGGAAAAACAACAGAAGCTAAAACTTCAAAAGGAAGAACAGAAGCTGTAACTTCACAAGTTAAAACAGAAGCTGTAACTTCACAAGGAAGAACAGAAGCTGTAACTTCACAAGGAAAAACAACAGAAGCTAAAACTTCAAAAGGAAGAACAGAAGCTGTAACTTCACAAGGAAAAACAACAGAAGCTAAAACTTCAAACGGAAGAACAGAAGCTGTAACTTCACAAGTTAAAACAGAAGCTGTAACTTCACAAGGAAGAACAGAAGCTGTAACTTCACAAGGAAGAACAGAAGCTGTAACTTCACAAGGAAAAACAGAAGCTGTAACTTCAAAAGGAAGAACAGAAGCTGTAACTTCACAAGGAAGAACAGAAGCTGTAACTTCAAAAGGAAGAACAGAAGCTGTAACTTCACAAGGAAGAACAGAAGCTGTAACTTCAAAAGGAAGAACAGAAGCTGTAACTTCACAAGGAAAAACAACAGAAGCTAAAACTTCAAAAGGAAGAACAGAAGCTGTAACTTCACAAGTTAAAACAGAAGCTGTAACTTCAAAAGGAAGAACAGAAGCTGTAACTTCACAAGTTAAAACAGAAGCTGTAACTTCACAAGGAAGAACAGAAGCTGTAACTTCACACGGAAGAACAGAAGCTGTAACTTCACACGGAAGAACAGAAGCTGTAACTTCACAAGGAAAAACAGAAGCTGTAACTTCACAAGGAAGAACAGAAGCTGTAACTTCAAAAGGAAGAACAGAAGCTGTAACTTCACAAGGAAAAACAACAGAAGCTAAAACTTCAAAAGGAAGAACAGAAGCTGTAACTTCACAAGTTAAAACAGAAGCTGTAACTTCACAAGGAAGAACAACAGAAGCTGTAACACAACAAACCTTAACAATCAGTAAATGCAACATGTTAATCTCCACAATGGATAAAAGTGCAGCTAATAGATCTTCATCAGAGGGATTTTTGAATATATCTCAAGTAGCTGATCTAGCCTTGGGTTCTGCAGGAGGACACAACACAGAAATCATCAAGCAAATATTTTATTGTCTGAAGGAAGAAAATACTTTGCAAGAATTCTTGGAAACTCTGTGCAATAAATCAAAG ACTATAGAACCTGCGGTGAGGGACTTCATGATGAATCAGACATTTGGTATAATCAGTGCTCAGTTCTCCCAGTTCTCCAGAGCTGATTGGAATGACTGGTTTTGTATCAGACTGGTTCCTCTCCTCCCCAGTCTGACTGCAGAGATGCTAAAAACTATAGTAGCAAAGGTCGACTGTGGCGTTTACCAAATAAT AGTTCAAGGCTTGAACATGGCATTTGAGAACATGCCTTTGAGTTCTCAGAAGGACATCACGCTTGTTCTGGTGAATTACCTGAAGCAGTCTCAGAAACTCAATGGTTCAG GCACACCTTGCAAATCGGACACTAATAATTCCAATGCTTGGCTTTTGATCAACTTCGGCAAATTCTACATCCATGCTAATCTGGTTGATCTGCAGCTGCTCAATCCTGATTTGATTAAG AATACGACCCAAGTCTCTTATCTGAACATCAGTTCTGAAGCACTTCAGAATGCAGATATGATGAAAGTGGTTTTTGATCGTCTGAAGGAAGGCAATGCTTTGAAGAACGTTCAAGAGTTCCTGATGGTTCTTTCTAACGTCTCAAAG ACGATACAAATAAATCCTGTGGTGAGGGACTTCATGATGAATCAGACATTTGGTATAATCAGTGCTCAGTTCTCCCAGTTCTCCAGAGCTGATTGGAATGACTGGTTTTGTATCAGACTGGTTCCTCTCCTCCCCAGTCTGACTGCAGAGATGCTAAAAACCATAGTAGCAAAG GTCGACTGTGGAGTTTACCAAATAAT AGTTCAAGGCTTGAACATGGCATTTGAGAACATGCCTTTGAGTTCTCAGAAGGACATCACGCTTGTTCTGGTGAATTACCTGAAGCAGTCTCAGAAACTCAATGGTTCAG GCACACCTTGCAAATCGGACACTAATAATTCCAATGCTTGGCTTTTGATCAACTTCGGCAAATTCTACATCCATGTCAATCTGGATGATCTGCAGCTGCTCAATCCTGATTTGATTAAG AATACGACCCAAGTCTCTTATCTGAACATCAGTTCTGAAGCACTTCAGAACGCAGATATGATGAAAGTGGTTTTTGACCGTCTGAAGGAAGGCAATGCTTTGAAGAACGTTCAAGAGTTCCTGACGGCTCTTTCTAACGTCTCAAAG ACGATACAAATAAATCCTGTGGTGAGGGACTTCATGATGAATCAGACATTTGGTATAATCAGTGCTCAGTTCTCCCAGTTCTCCAGAGCTGATTGGAATGACTGGTTTTGTATCAGACTGGTTCCTCTCCTCCCCAGTCTGACTGCAGATATGCTAAAAACCATAGTAGCAAAGGTCGACTGTGGCGTTTACCAAATAAT AGTTCAAGGCTTGAACATGGCATTTGAGAACATGCCTTTGAGTTCTCAGAAGGACATCACCCTTGTTCTGGTGAATTACCTGAAGCAGTCTCAGAAACTCAATGGTTCAG GCACACCTTGCAAATCGGACACTAATAATTCCAATGCTTGGCTTTTGATCAACTTCGGCAAATTCTACATCCATGTTAATCTGGTTGATCTACAGCTGCTCAATCCTGATTTGATTAAG AATACGACCCAAGTCTCTTATCTGAACATCAGTTCTGAAGCACTTCAGAACGCAGATATGATGAAAGTGGTTTTTCACCGTCTGAAGGAAGGCAATGCTTTGAAGAACGTTCAAGATTTCCTGACGGCTCTTTCTAACGTCTCAAAG ACGATACAAATAAATCCTGCGGTGAGGGACTTCATGATGAATCAGACATTTGGTATAATCAGTGCTCAGTTCTCCCAGTTCTCCAGAGCTGATTGGAATGACTGGTTTTGTATCAGACTGGTTCCTCTCCTCCCCAGTCTGACTGCAGAGATGCTAAAAACCATAGTAGCAAAGGTCGACTGTGGCGTTTACCAAATAAT AGTTCAAGGCTTGAACATGGCATTTGAGAACATGCCTTTGAGTTCTCAGAAGGACATCACCCTTGTTCTGGTGAATTACCTGAAGCAGTCTCAGAAACTCAATGGTTCAG GCACACCTTGCAAATCAGACACTAATAATTCCAATGCTTGGCTTTTGATCAACTTTGGCAAATTCTACATCCATGCTAATCTGGTTGATCTACAGCTGCTCAATCCTGATTTGATTAAG AATACGACCCAAGTCTCTTATCTGAACATCAGTTCTGAAGCACTTCAGAACGCAGATATGATGAAAGTGGTTTTTGATCGTCTGAAGGAAGGCAATGCTTTGAAGAATGTTCAAGATTTCCTGTCGGCTCTTTCTGACGTCTCAAAG ACGATACAAATAAATCCTGTGGTGAGGGACTTCATGATGAATCAGACATTTGGTATAATCAGTGCTCAGTTCTCCCAGTTCTCCAGAGCTGATTGGAATGACTGGTTTTGTATCAGACTGGTTCCTCTACTCCCCAGTCTGACTGGAGAGATGTTAAAAACCATAGTAGCGAAGGTCGACTGTGGAGTTTACCAAATAAT TGTTAAAGGCTTGAACATGGCATTTGAGAACATGCCTTTGAGTTCTCAGAAGAACATCACACTTGTTTTGTTGAATTACCTGAAGAATTCCTGGAAACTCAGTGGTTCAG ACTCACGTTGTGGATCTGACACCATTACCTCCACGGATTGGCTTTTGGCAAACTTTGGCAAATACTGTGTCCATGTAAGTTTGGAAGATCTACAGTCAATCAATCCTGAGTTTTCTAAG CTTCCATCGCTGGGACTGTTCAAGGAGTCTCAGGTCTACTACCTGAACATAAGTGGATCTGGATCCAGTCAGAACACAGATATGATCAAAGCTGTTTTTGACCAGATAAAGGAAGGCAATGCTTTGACAAATCTTCAGCAGTTTTTGGGGGCTTTTGCAAATAGCTCAAAG ACAGTACAACTGCAACCTGCGCTGACTGACTTAATGATGAATCAGACGTTTGGCATAATCAGCAGTTATTTCTCAAGCTTTTCCAGAGCTGAGTGGGATGACTGGTTTTGTGTTAAACTGGTTCCTCTTTTCCCCAGTTTGACTTCAGAAATGCTAAAAACAATATTAGCAAAGGTCGACTGCAGCACTTACCAAATAAT TGTTAAAGGGCTGGACATGGCTTTTGACAAAATGTCTCTGAGTAAACAGAAGGACATCACACTAGTTTTGATGAATTACATGAAACAGTCTCAGAAAGTCAGTGGATCAg gctTACCCTGTAGATCCGATACCAATACTTCCACTGCCTGGCTTTTGGTAAACTTTGGCAAATTCTCTATCCATGCAAGTTCGGACGATCTGCAGTCACTCAGTCCTGATTTTTCTAAG GTTCCATCACTGGGATTATATAATGTGTCTCAAGTCTATTATCTGAACATGAGTTCTGAAGCACTTCAAAACACAGATGCGATAAAAGTGGTTTTTGACCGTTTGAAGGAAGGTGATGCTTTGAAGAATCTTCAAGCGTTTTTGGCGGCTCTTGCTAACAGCTCAAAG ACTTTACAATCACAACCCTTGGCGAGGGACTTCATAATGAATCAGACATTTGGCATAATCAGCAGTCGATTCTCCAACTTCTCAAGAGCTGATTGGAATGACTGGTTTTGTAGTAAACTGGTTCCTCTCCTCCCCAGTCTGACTGGAAATATGTTAAAATCTACATTAACAAAGGTCGACTGTGGCGTTTACCAAATAAT TGTTAAAGGACTGAACATGACATATGAGAACATGAGTGGGAGTAAACAGAAGGAAATCACACTTGCTTTGGTGAATTACCTGAAGGACATGCAGAAAATCAATAGTTCAG GTATACCTTGCAGCTCCACCACTAACACTTACACTGACTGGGTTTTAGCCAACTTTGGCAAATACTCCACCAGTGTGAGTCAGGAAGATCTGCAGTTGCTTAATAAAGGTTTCTTTAAG atGACATAA